The following is a genomic window from Staphylococcus saccharolyticus.
AATCCTATCAATTAGCAACATATTTATTTTAACACGTTACAAACAATTTTTTCTCGTGATAAATAAATAATTTACTAATAAATTATTTATAGCCCAATTTAACTATTATAAATACAAATAATTGAATTTAATCGTCAAGTCACAGTAGCACATCATTGTTAATGTGTCTATCAATTCTTGTTAAACAGAGTTTAAAAACGCTCTTTGAAGAAAGCCATTATTCATAAAGTTTGGTGGACTTGACTCAGTATATAATTTTGCACACAAAAAAGAACTAAATTAGAAGTTTGTAATTACAATTTCTAATTTAGTTCTATATCTATTTTAAATGAAAAATGGTTATGTAAAATAAAATATATTTCTACATATGGTTATAATGATATTTGATGAGTTCTAACATCTGATGCATGTCATAACCCCATCTTGCATAATAAGCAATAGGATCAACATGGTCTGTTCCGCCCCAATATCTACTTACACCATTATGGCTTATTACAGATCCTTTACCTTCATTATCATCAGCAAGAATTGGTGGTATACCATTTTGTTTTAACATATAAGCTGCTAACCACGCTTGATTATTAACTGATTTTGCAAAATCTTCAAACGTGTACATACGTACAACTTCTATTTGATAAAAATATGGATTAGCTTTTGCTCCACACCCCCATACGTAATATTCAGAAGGTGCTGTGATATGGATTTCATTATTGTCGACAAACGCATGCACAAAAGCAGTTGTATATGTTTTGTACATATTATCTACCCATTGCTGTAGTGATTGGTGATCTACTCCTACTTCATGGATAACTACACCCATATAAGTACCGTGCTTATATGCTAATTTAGGTAAACTATCCATACGTGGATCTTTCACAACTTTAGAATGAGGAAGATGGTGATCAATAATATACTTATTGACACTTGGAAAATGAGACGGAATTGGATCATTTGGATTAGTTGGATCATCACCTGGAGTGGCACTACGATTACCTAATTGAGGCGAAAGATCTGAATGGCTCAAGATTGCTGATTCAGGTTGAGAAGGTGGTGAATTTTTGGCATGAGTGACGGGCGCAAAGCATAATGCCACTGACATTAAAATAATAGACGTGGAAAATGTAGTAAACATTTTCATCATGGTAAATCACTCCTTTCAAAAAATTAATACTTAAAAAGTATATAATATTTGTTTACATCTTTAATATGTATAAAAATTAATTTAAAGTCAAGTGTCATATTACTATAAAAGTGAATTATTTGTGTACTTTATTTCCCTTAACTACTTAATTTAAATAGTAAATAGGTACTATTCTTAATTATTTTCATTTTTATATAAGTGAATGAAATTAAAAAAGTACACTTACGTTGTAAATATTTACCAAAACCAATAAAAAAAGAGATTTCTACCCTAATTTGATAGAAATCTCCTTAAACTACTGATGAGAACTCAATTCTTCTCTTATCTATTTAAAGATAATTATTCAGTTGTTTCGATAAGACCGTATTTACCATCTTTACGTCTATACACAATACTTGTGCCATCTGTTTCTCTATCGGTAAAGATAAAGAAATCATGTCCTAAAAGATTCATTTGTAATACCGCTTCTTCTGAATCCATAGGTTTTAGGCTAAATTGTTTAGAGCGAATAATTTCAATATCGCTATCATTTAGTTGTTCTTCGGCACCACTAACCTCTTCTGGCTGTGCTTCTTGAACTTCGGCTACAAATATATCTTGATCACCACGATCTCTATGTTTACGATTGACACGTGTTTTATATTTACGAACTTGTCGTTCTAATTTGTTAGTAATTAAATCAATACCTGCATATAAATCGTCATGTCTTTCCTCAGCTCTTAATGTGACATCTTTTAAAGGAATAGTAACTTCAATTTTAGTTGTTGAATTAGAATAAGTTTTAACTTTTACATGTGCAACAGCATTAGGCACATTATTAAAGTAACGTTCCAACTTACCAATTTTGTCCTCAATATAATTGCGAATTGCATCTGTGATAGTGAGGTTATCTCCATGAATTTCAAATCTAATCATAGCCATCTCTCCTTTAACCTCTTTGTATTGGTAATGCTTACTTATATTTTATCATGTTTATTCTATCGTGCAAACGCAAACACTTTGAATTTTCTGACTTTTGATGATAATAATTTACACCCAGCATGGTGTATTGTTAACCCGGTTGTATAAATATCATCAATGAGTAAAATTGTCTTATTTTCTAAATTATATTCTGTCTCTCTAATTTAAAAAGGATTAGGCGCTTGCGCACGTTCTATTTTACCTAATTCAGATTGTTTTGGGCGTAAATCTGTTCCAAGAATATTTATATAACTTACACTCATTTTATCTTGCGGTAACGGGATTAAATGTACTTTCAATATCACGTTCAATTGGTGAAGGAATAGGTACAATTATATCATAAGAAGTTTTAGGTAACTTTAACTTTTTTGCAAAAACTGTCGCTAAATCATAATCACGCATAAATTTAAATTGATGCAACAGCTCTTTCATTACTCCTTGATATTTAAAATCACAATGAAGTGGATCCATTAAATGGAACTTCTTTTTTAAAAACTGACAATCGAAGCACAGTGACTCAGACGATACTTTTATATTGAGACATTTTGGACATCTCTCTTCTTTATTTAAAAGACGACTCATTTCCCAATCTCCCTCACACTGATTACAAAACAATCGAGGTAGGTTAAACAAATTATAAACATTTAGCACTTCATGAATGGGTGTCATACATTGAATACACTTACGCATCTAACCATCCTCGTTCTTTACCAAGTTGATTCATTGAAACTATATCTTTTTTGCGAATATCATCGATAGACTAACACCTTCATGTAAGAATAGTACTAAACCTGTCGGAGCTACCTGTTTGCGCCCAACTCTCCCAGCAATTTGAACTAAAGATGCTTTTTCGAAAGTACCAGCGTTGATAACTATGACATCAAGATTAGCCATAGTAAAACCTCTTTCTAGTATCGTCGTTGTAAACACAATTGCGTGCTCACCTCTTCTTAAAGCTTCTACCTTTTCAAATCTTAGGGCACCCTCACTATGCACACATATTAAATTGTCTATATCATTCTTATAAGTAAGATAGGTTTCGTGCATTTCTTTAATATTATTAAAAAATACTAAGGTATACCGTTGATTAATAAGTTGCTTTTTAAAAATACTCAGTAATTGAGACTGCTTCCTTCGTCGATTCAATTTAAAGTATTTAAAGTTTGGAACAGGTAACGGATACCTATGAAAACGTGCAGGAAGTTTAATAATACTTTTAGTGGAAAAAGCATTTAACAAATGACGTGGAGGGGTAGCTGTCATATAAATATGAGTATGCTTACTTTTTGAGGCAAAGACAATCGCTTGTTGTAATTGCGGTCCATTGAAAGCGGAAAAGCATCTACTTCGTCAACAAAAATAGTATCAAAGTGATCTTTAATCTTTAAAACAGAATAATTGATGTACTGTAGCAATGACAAAATGGCCTTTATATTTTTGTGAACTCGATTGATGTAGAGTATCAATTTGCTCATTCATAAAAGCATCCTTAATTCGTTGACTAATTTCAATCACGACATCTACTCTTGGTGAGAGTATAGCTACATTATGTCCTTTTTGACATGCTATTTGAATACCTTCAAACATCATTTCAGTTTTACCTGCGCCTGTCACTGCATATAGTAATAAATTTTCAGCACGTTTTATTGCTTTTACAACAGCTTTTGAGGCGTATTGTTGTTGTTCAGAAAGTTGGAAAGGTAATTCGTAATGAGCACTCGAAGGTTGTTGAGCACTTTTAATAATTCGATAGTCAGTGATGCTATCCATTCTTTCTAAATGAATACAACGGCGACAATAAACAATATTTTGTTTCACAAATTCAGAATAGTATTTTATAAAGTATTGACTATCTTTATTACCACATTGGATACAATGATAAAAGTGAGCATTTATCACTACACCTTTAGAAACTCGTGCAATGTGTTCCTCGCTTAATTGTATTGAGGGATGAACAAGTTTGCCATAATATTTAATTTGGTATCACTACTTTCAAAAAATAGCCTAAAACATATGAATAAGCAAAATAGTGCTAATACTTTACTGTAAAAACACTACCTTCACTCTTATCATTGCTCCTGACTATCTTATATTGTATTAATTAATATCAATTTTTCTTGGGAAATAACCTAATCCTAAACCACCAGATCCTAAGTGAGAAGCAATAACCGGACCAAACTCACAATATTGAATAAGCACATTTGGATGCTCTTCTTCTAATTGCTTTACGAATGACTTACCGTCTTCAGTTTTATCTCCATTAATAACAAATACTGTGACTTCCTCCAAGTCTTCAATTTCTTCGAAAATATTAATTTCTAGAGATTTAAGCGCACGTTTTTTAGTACGTACCTTCTCTTTTGGATATATTTTCCCATCTTTTTCAAAGTAGAGAACGGGTTTCATCTTTAATAAAGTCCCGACCCAAGCTTGTGCTCCAGTAATACGACCACTTTTTTGTAAATTTTTTAAATCATCTACAATAAGGTGCGCACCTATCTGTTCTCTAATTTCTGTTAATTCATGAATGATATCATCAGGCGTACGTCCTTGTTCAATTAACTGACTAGCATAGATTGCAAAGCTACCTTCAATCATTGCAGCGAGTCGTGTATCAAATGTATGCACGTTCACACCCTCAACCATTTCGCCAGCTTGTGTTGCGGATGGGTAACTTCCACTAATACCACTAGATAAATTGATGACTATAATATCAGTGTATCCTTGGTCTCTTAACTTCTCGTAATTTTCAATCCATTCACCAATTGCAGGTTGACTAGTGGTAGGAATTGTTTTAGATGACGCCATTTTTTTATAAAAGTCATCGATTGAAAAATCATCACTTTCAGTAAAATTAACGCCATCATCAAAAGTAACACTTAATGAAGCAACAGGTATGTTATATTTATCAATAATAAGTTGCGGTAGATAACTTGTAGAATCGGTCATTACTGCAATCTTCATAGTAGTCCTCCTCAAATATACTCATTGCCATAATACAATAATTTTTTGAAAAAGAAAATCTTATTTAAAGGATTTAGACTCTGTAAAGTTATGTGTATAATATTATTATTGAAAATGAACGGAATTGTAGGTGACATAAACAAATGGAAAAAACAATTGTTACAATTAAACAAGCCCACTCCATCGAGAATGTGGTTAATAAATCTAGATTTATAGCTTATATCAAACCAGTTTATTCCGAAGACGAAGCTAAATCATTTATAGACGAAATCAAAACACAACATAAAGATGCTACCCACAATTGTTCCGCATATACCGTAGGTCCTGAAATGAACATTCAAAAAGCAAATGATGATGGTGAACCGAGTGGTACTGCTGGTGTGCCAATGTTAGAAATATTGAAAAAACTTGAGATACATAATGCTTGCGTTGTTGTTACAAGGTATTTTGGAGGTATTAAATTAGGTGGCAGTGGCTTAATAAAAGCATATAGAGGTGCTGTCAGAGACGTTATCTATGATATTGGGAGAGTTGAACTACGTCCAGCCATACCTGTCACTGTCACATTAAATTATGATCAAACAGGTAAATTTGAATACGAATTGGCATCTACTACTTATTTATTAAGAGATCAGTTTTATACTGATAAAGTAAGTTACCGAATAGATGTCGTCAAAGATGAATATGAAAATTTTATCAATTTTTTAAGCCGCATAACTTCAGGCAACTATGAATTAAATGAAGAAGAGTCTAAATTATTACCATTTGATATTTCTACGAATTAAGTCTTAAATCAAATATAAACTTAAAATTACACTGAATTTAGGACATATTCAGCCTAGGTCATCAAATAATTAAATTGTGAGAAATGCATTTATTTTCCAAACTATATTAGTATAAAATTATTTTTAGATGAGTAATATTTATGATCGAAGGCCTGAAATTACTGTGCTTATCTAAGAGCGAGGTTAATAAAGCATCTCAAGAACAAAAGGTCATTTAATATGAATAGATAAGTAGCAGTAAAAATGATTTTTAATTAAAATCACCTTACTGCTACTTTTCTGAGGAATTATGCTCCAATCTCTTATTATTGCGAATGAATGTCCAAGACTCAATATAGTACTTTTGCTATATCTTATGATTTTGGATGCTGTTGTTCATCATAGTGATGTTGTTTATGATCATCC
Proteins encoded in this region:
- a CDS encoding YigZ family protein, which translates into the protein MEKTIVTIKQAHSIENVVNKSRFIAYIKPVYSEDEAKSFIDEIKTQHKDATHNCSAYTVGPEMNIQKANDDGEPSGTAGVPMLEILKKLEIHNACVVVTRYFGGIKLGGSGLIKAYRGAVRDVIYDIGRVELRPAIPVTVTLNYDQTGKFEYELASTTYLLRDQFYTDKVSYRIDVVKDEYENFINFLSRITSGNYELNEEESKLLPFDISTN
- a CDS encoding N-acetylmuramoyl-L-alanine amidase, coding for MMKMFTTFSTSIILMSVALCFAPVTHAKNSPPSQPESAILSHSDLSPQLGNRSATPGDDPTNPNDPIPSHFPSVNKYIIDHHLPHSKVVKDPRMDSLPKLAYKHGTYMGVVIHEVGVDHQSLQQWVDNMYKTYTTAFVHAFVDNNEIHITAPSEYYVWGCGAKANPYFYQIEVVRMYTFEDFAKSVNNQAWLAAYMLKQNGIPPILADDNEGKGSVISHNGVSRYWGGTDHVDPIAYYARWGYDMHQMLELIKYHYNHM
- the fakB1 gene encoding fatty acid kinase binding subunit FakB1; its protein translation is MKIAVMTDSTSYLPQLIIDKYNIPVASLSVTFDDGVNFTESDDFSIDDFYKKMASSKTIPTTSQPAIGEWIENYEKLRDQGYTDIIVINLSSGISGSYPSATQAGEMVEGVNVHTFDTRLAAMIEGSFAIYASQLIEQGRTPDDIIHELTEIREQIGAHLIVDDLKNLQKSGRITGAQAWVGTLLKMKPVLYFEKDGKIYPKEKVRTKKRALKSLEINIFEEIEDLEEVTVFVINGDKTEDGKSFVKQLEEEHPNVLIQYCEFGPVIASHLGSGGLGLGYFPRKIDIN
- the hpf gene encoding ribosome hibernation-promoting factor, HPF/YfiA family; the protein is MIRFEIHGDNLTITDAIRNYIEDKIGKLERYFNNVPNAVAHVKVKTYSNSTTKIEVTIPLKDVTLRAEERHDDLYAGIDLITNKLERQVRKYKTRVNRKHRDRGDQDIFVAEVQEAQPEEVSGAEEQLNDSDIEIIRSKQFSLKPMDSEEAVLQMNLLGHDFFIFTDRETDGTSIVYRRKDGKYGLIETTE